A window of the Lactobacillus gasseri ATCC 33323 = JCM 1131 genome harbors these coding sequences:
- a CDS encoding mucin-binding protein yields the protein MLSKNNYQERLRKMDDKQERFSIRKFSVGAASVLVGTAILSMQNVQTVRADATTDTEKGTTDVTSKNDEQNKQKAYNQVVSEDQNKASKTTDTTMVGQDSKVASFSASKNEGTFAEASSEDKTSSTTDATQNKASENTKATEDNKVDAVADKSTEDKTNTATTQESSDNKSTENKTTDAQKVESKVATAKATTDTANSVKTASTTSTDQTTSVNTTTFNTNQSSTAALFSASALSESKALAATPRASSATTNAQAKNNNYKLVTSSSELQQAINSGVAGINIDRSIDASNVNLAITNTFAIVGINDAAVLNLGQKSLNNSGNLTLQDITINGAVSGNGTVNIKGNVTSNVNENNSLIKGATADAANAALKDQTSTGTIGTQGTSWASGSSNQNGWTVKGWNYANFSGSKVNVAADANLTINRSAIGDGIHLANNGTVNVADGGQLTINMNTNNDLNTTARYHNAGIFAVGNGNFTTGYKSVVTLNTSIGQGIAMTGMRPYVTDTDVFGGYSARDRGDGSGQINLGQYSTLNFTGRDGVILGNNSNFNVGDSANVHFENKGRGVALDLAANSNINIDDHAVTYFHSVGKTTTNALGNTVGASGSFSGYNYIGVNEGGNITVGKFATFRVILEGRGNNNYDDVVSLDSQNTNTNAAFTSKTGAIVDIRDDNTNFYAELISFPLGASNTRIDIHDPLMLNLQRYSSGGPTTGWMPIGGDMINTTSNQYTANLIYMSGSKGVFSVDGTNYVVYQKIKSDGSKQIWLNVNGVNIPMSGFQTKDIWDNQANPDVSIKGNDLTSGIRANQVHNYDGTPLTGKDAPYYGISTQRASQQIWFPHKTQMEVVGSHTNTIKYVYEDGTPVLDENGNQIVKTQNLNLTRKLTLDITDDKIEEIQKYALTHNADQTLEYIKNAQGVSEDSGWVYTDAQGNTVTDPYATVVSPVEDGYTASIESSNVPGITEGADGTSVTAKLQYKEELVQNGELSNNYKQNGLSAILPDNYETVVVYKKAKEVTNTLKFYDDTTKSYISTVADQTATGKENDDVNFKDGASTVKSLEDQGYKFINVTDGTPDDTNATVLSGDTFSDVDFGKFGKDGKTFVVHLTHKVVPVTPDTPNVPSNSKVSKDDLTKTATRTIHYVENDQNGAELKESTVQTVNYTGTAYVDVVTGQMVNAKADGKDAQGNTTYVVDTDNKKQPSITWTTDNNGKFAQVTPDASIKKGDDTWTTGVKSVDEKNAPDVSTITGKTTNEDVYVPYTLSQKTYTGTKETKTVTRVINYLDNETKQPVSDAVEQTTTLSRTQIKDEKGNVIGYGTVSEDGHSYTLNNDWTIDKNGWVAQVSPDETAKGYKETPHFEDGKDASTVAADTPSVTDPQDVTVNVFYDHDTTPVTPDKPGHGLTHDDLNKDVTRTINYVDTTGAAVNGAPDGKSTYTQTAHFTRTAIVDKVNDKLLGYDINGDGSVDISPDAGDFAWKSTDANLPAVTSKAPSEVGYDSVDTPVVQATTVAYNSEPINVTVTYSKNAQQGSFQIHYIDEDNNNAILHQDTVSDKIGDSVTYSTADQIQLWESKGYVLDQDGYTTQTTVNEDNNGKTYIVSFKHGRKNGTTETLVPTETIHFQYADGTKAADDVHGNAGDFKFTRTPIIDTVTGQIVDPGTWNKESYTFDDGQKNVKVINGYVADKATYGNKTATPTDLNVEDTVTYRKISNIIPVDENGNQIPGTTPVDYKNDPSDPTKVTPDEESPKVPSGWTISPNQPEGVTPNTTTNTAKVTPVDPTKPTNVVYTKDNAPVDKATVIVRYHDDTTNLDLPESFDSGNKEVGTDTGYTQADINKVVQEYEAKGYYYVTTDGTLPTTIPAGGATIVVHLAHNQIPVGPDTPDKHGVDPDQVKKAYTSTLHYQDSEGKTLSPDQQQTSTWTRTVTVDTVTNQIVNGGKYDTNWTLQDANDKYSNFTVPVVEGYVARKTTNNGATVTTVVAGQTKVQQNLEDTVVYDKVGKLVPVGPDGKTPIPDAPTPSYPNDPTDPTKVIPNEPVPDVPGYTPVDPTPITPEDPTKDTPVPYTKDPVKAGLTVQYIDQDNNNSVIKSDAVDGNIGDKIDYSTASSITDFENKGYILVTDGFTGQAGDEFTTENNGQVYKVVFKHGTRPVTPENPADPNEPVDPDHPDTPTPSNPNLSKEDLQKTITRTIEYKYADGTQAHEPVKQELTFTGKGTIDLVTGNLVTVDEDGNITSQNGKITWNHESQEFEAVPAIDHDGYYISSINQSNSTASVDGQTGAVGTETVTPNSQNGNIVITLTRNPDVPVAAQGSINYIDDTTGQTIESANFSGNVGQKINYTTAGSIKNWEAKGYNLVSNNFKDGEEVFTDGKNAFEVHLVHATTPVTPENPGKPGEPVNPTNPDDPHKYPDNYVPQELAKTVTRDVTYVYADGSQAEAPVHQEVKFTGNGYLDLVTGEYVTVDNNGKITGKGQINWTPESANFDATKSIDTSKYQIVGIKENNTTANVDQTTGVVAGETVTQNSNNSSVVITLANKPAPVVEKGSITVKVHDLTDNVDLPQYGKESGEQEVGTSFTYDKNAVITELINKGYKLVDGGENVPSEVAKGAKTITILVEHDTVPVTPENPGKPGEPINPNDPDGPKWPEGTDENSVKRTGTQTIHYEGAGDKTPSDDVQTFDFTKKMLVDKVTGKIIDSGEWNVTSHTFGYKDTPVIDGYHADKRNAGGSVVTPNDLNKKVVVTYKPNGKIIPTDPSGNPIPNVPTPTYPTDPTDPTKVVPDEPVPDIPGMTPSTPTVTPEDPGKDTPVPYNPVVPAKNQVAQVIYRDVQDGANKQLATSGDLTGKSGSEISYSTADQIKKLINQGYVLKNDGFPAGAVFDNDDSKNQVFYVDFIHGQAPVNPDNPHEGIDPSQYEKTVTEKVHYVGAGDKTPADNVQNSKWTRTLTIDTVTGKVVENGQYTTDWSIAKGEKTVYDQVSTPVIDGYHADKREVPATAVTQDDIEVTVTYKPNGKIIPTDPSSNPIPNVPNPTYPTDPTDPTKVVPDEPVPNIPGMTPSTPTVTPEDPGKDTPVPYNPVVPAKDQAAVVNYVDADNNNTIITSSGNLTGKAGSRIDYSTKTTIADLENKGYVLVNDGFPADATFDNDDSTTQVFTVVLKHGTVPVTPENPGKPGEPINSNDPDGPKWPEGTDENSVKRTGTQTIHYVGAGDKTPSDDVQTFDFTRKMVVDKVTGKVVDGGSWNVTSHTFGYKNTPVIDGYHADKRNAGGSVVTPDDLNKTVTVTYKQNGKIVPVDPSGNPIPNVPNPTYPTDPTDPTKVVPDQPVPEVPGMTPSTPTVTPEDPGKDTPVPYNPVKNPDKVTTVEGKQIVHFVDGDNGNTPLRDPNTQTHEFKITNGVPDESSHTFTLVDVPVIPGYVAEVKSAGGKTVTPDTPLAEVTVVYHKVGKIVPVDPNGNPIPNVPTPSYTNDPTDPTKVVPNEPVPAITGKTPDKTSVTPVDPTKDTPVVYKNNEVPATPNSQKAVVNFIDVNTGKLIKTSGILSGRPGEDINKLYSSAEVIKQLEEAGYEVVYNAFDGDGVTKYFDDDDNTTQQFTVALKLKEKAKTPYPVVPAPETPAKEPEAPAEKVSRPEQPVKQNVSVPTPQKPVEKKTNNKKEVLPQTGADNNEAASILGAVATAIGMTSLIGAKRRKKDDK from the coding sequence ATGTTATCTAAGAATAACTACCAAGAACGTTTAAGAAAAATGGATGATAAACAAGAACGTTTTTCAATCCGTAAGTTTTCTGTTGGTGCAGCTTCTGTATTGGTTGGTACAGCAATATTGAGCATGCAAAATGTTCAAACTGTACGCGCTGATGCAACAACTGATACTGAAAAAGGTACAACTGATGTAACATCAAAAAATGATGAACAAAATAAGCAAAAAGCTTATAACCAAGTTGTTTCTGAAGATCAAAATAAGGCAAGTAAAACTACCGATACTACTATGGTGGGCCAAGATAGCAAGGTAGCTTCTTTTAGTGCGTCTAAAAATGAAGGTACATTTGCAGAAGCCTCTAGTGAAGACAAGACTTCATCAACTACTGATGCAACTCAGAATAAGGCTTCAGAAAATACTAAAGCAACTGAAGATAATAAAGTTGATGCAGTAGCAGATAAGAGTACTGAAGATAAGACTAACACTGCGACAACTCAGGAAAGTAGTGATAATAAGTCAACTGAAAATAAAACTACTGATGCACAAAAGGTAGAATCTAAAGTTGCAACTGCTAAAGCAACAACTGATACTGCTAACTCAGTTAAGACCGCATCAACTACTAGTACTGATCAAACTACTTCGGTAAACACTACGACTTTCAATACTAATCAGTCTTCAACTGCAGCATTATTTTCAGCTTCAGCATTGAGTGAAAGTAAAGCATTAGCTGCAACTCCACGTGCAAGTTCAGCTACTACTAATGCTCAAGCTAAGAACAATAATTACAAGCTTGTAACTAGTTCAAGTGAACTTCAACAAGCAATTAATAGTGGAGTAGCTGGTATTAACATTGATAGAAGTATTGATGCTTCTAACGTTAACTTAGCAATTACCAATACTTTTGCGATTGTTGGTATCAATGACGCTGCTGTCCTTAACTTAGGTCAAAAATCTCTTAATAATTCTGGTAACTTAACTCTTCAAGATATTACTATCAATGGTGCTGTTTCTGGTAATGGTACTGTTAACATTAAGGGTAATGTTACTTCTAATGTCAATGAAAATAACTCACTTATTAAAGGTGCAACAGCTGATGCAGCTAATGCAGCTTTAAAAGATCAAACAAGTACTGGTACGATTGGAACACAAGGTACAAGCTGGGCAAGTGGTAGCAGTAATCAAAATGGTTGGACAGTTAAAGGCTGGAATTATGCAAACTTTAGTGGTTCTAAGGTTAATGTAGCAGCTGATGCTAACTTGACTATTAATCGTTCAGCAATTGGTGATGGTATTCATTTAGCAAATAATGGTACAGTTAACGTTGCTGACGGCGGTCAGTTGACTATTAATATGAATACTAACAACGATTTAAATACTACTGCTCGTTATCACAATGCAGGTATTTTCGCTGTGGGTAATGGTAACTTCACTACTGGTTATAAGTCAGTTGTTACATTAAATACGAGTATCGGTCAAGGTATTGCCATGACTGGTATGAGACCTTATGTTACTGATACTGATGTTTTTGGTGGCTATAGCGCTCGTGATCGTGGCGATGGATCAGGTCAAATTAATTTAGGTCAGTATTCAACTTTGAACTTCACTGGACGTGATGGTGTTATTTTAGGTAATAACTCTAATTTTAACGTTGGTGATAGTGCAAACGTTCACTTTGAAAACAAAGGCCGTGGTGTTGCCCTTGATTTAGCTGCTAATAGTAATATTAATATTGATGATCACGCTGTAACTTATTTCCATTCTGTTGGAAAGACTACTACTAACGCACTTGGTAATACTGTTGGTGCTTCAGGTAGCTTTAGTGGCTATAACTATATTGGTGTAAACGAAGGCGGTAACATTACTGTTGGTAAATTTGCAACATTTAGAGTTATTCTTGAGGGTCGTGGTAACAATAATTATGATGATGTTGTTTCATTAGACTCACAAAATACTAATACCAATGCTGCATTTACCTCTAAAACTGGTGCAATTGTCGATATCCGTGATGACAACACTAACTTCTATGCTGAATTAATTTCATTCCCATTAGGTGCATCTAACACTAGAATTGATATCCATGATCCATTAATGCTTAACTTACAGCGTTACTCAAGTGGTGGTCCAACTACTGGTTGGATGCCAATTGGTGGAGATATGATCAATACAACATCGAACCAATATACTGCTAACTTAATTTATATGAGTGGTAGTAAAGGTGTATTTAGTGTAGATGGTACTAATTACGTTGTTTATCAAAAAATTAAGTCTGATGGTTCTAAGCAAATTTGGTTAAACGTTAATGGCGTTAATATTCCAATGAGCGGATTCCAAACTAAAGATATTTGGGATAATCAGGCAAACCCGGATGTATCAATTAAAGGTAACGACTTAACAAGTGGAATTAGAGCTAACCAAGTTCACAACTATGATGGTACTCCATTAACTGGTAAGGATGCACCATATTACGGTATTTCTACTCAACGTGCTAGTCAACAAATCTGGTTCCCACACAAGACTCAAATGGAAGTGGTTGGCAGCCATACCAATACCATTAAATACGTTTACGAAGATGGTACTCCAGTACTTGATGAAAATGGTAATCAAATTGTTAAGACTCAAAACCTTAATTTAACTCGTAAACTTACTCTTGATATCACTGATGACAAGATTGAAGAAATTCAAAAATATGCCTTAACACATAATGCTGATCAAACTTTAGAGTATATTAAGAATGCACAAGGTGTAAGTGAAGACTCTGGTTGGGTTTATACTGATGCTCAAGGTAATACTGTTACTGATCCATATGCTACTGTTGTTTCTCCAGTTGAAGATGGCTACACTGCTTCTATTGAATCTTCAAATGTTCCTGGAATCACTGAAGGAGCAGATGGAACCTCTGTAACTGCTAAATTACAATACAAAGAAGAACTTGTTCAAAACGGTGAGTTATCAAATAACTATAAACAAAACGGACTTAGTGCAATTTTACCTGATAATTACGAAACTGTAGTTGTTTACAAGAAGGCAAAAGAAGTAACAAATACTCTTAAGTTCTACGACGATACAACTAAGTCATACATTTCTACTGTTGCCGATCAAACAGCAACTGGTAAAGAAAATGATGATGTTAACTTTAAAGATGGAGCAAGTACTGTAAAGTCATTAGAAGATCAAGGATACAAGTTTATTAATGTAACCGATGGTACTCCTGATGATACTAATGCAACTGTTTTATCTGGTGACACATTTAGTGATGTTGATTTCGGTAAGTTTGGTAAAGACGGCAAGACTTTTGTAGTCCACTTAACTCATAAAGTAGTTCCAGTAACTCCTGATACTCCAAATGTTCCATCAAACAGTAAAGTTTCTAAAGACGATCTTACTAAGACAGCAACTCGTACTATTCACTATGTTGAAAATGATCAAAACGGTGCGGAATTAAAAGAATCAACTGTTCAAACTGTAAACTACACTGGTACTGCATATGTTGATGTAGTAACTGGTCAAATGGTAAATGCTAAAGCTGATGGCAAAGATGCTCAAGGCAATACTACTTATGTAGTTGACACTGACAACAAGAAGCAACCATCAATTACTTGGACTACAGATAACAACGGTAAGTTTGCTCAAGTTACTCCAGATGCAAGCATCAAGAAGGGTGATGATACTTGGACAACTGGTGTAAAATCTGTTGATGAAAAGAATGCTCCAGATGTTTCAACTATCACTGGCAAGACAACTAATGAAGATGTCTATGTACCATATACTTTAAGCCAAAAGACATATACTGGTACTAAGGAAACTAAGACCGTTACTCGTGTAATCAACTATCTTGATAATGAAACTAAACAACCAGTTTCAGATGCCGTAGAACAAACAACTACTTTATCTCGTACACAAATTAAGGACGAAAAAGGTAACGTAATTGGTTACGGTACTGTTTCTGAAGATGGTCATAGTTACACTTTAAACAATGACTGGACTATTGATAAAAATGGCTGGGTAGCTCAAGTTTCACCAGATGAAACTGCTAAGGGTTACAAGGAGACTCCTCACTTTGAAGATGGTAAAGATGCTTCAACTGTTGCTGCCGATACTCCAAGTGTAACTGATCCACAAGATGTTACAGTTAATGTCTTCTACGATCACGACACTACTCCAGTAACTCCTGACAAGCCAGGTCATGGGCTAACCCACGATGACTTAAACAAAGATGTTACTAGAACTATCAACTATGTAGATACTACTGGTGCTGCAGTTAACGGTGCTCCAGATGGTAAGAGTACTTACACTCAAACTGCTCACTTCACTCGTACTGCTATTGTTGATAAGGTAAATGACAAATTGCTTGGCTACGATATTAATGGCGATGGTTCTGTTGATATCAGCCCAGATGCTGGTGACTTTGCATGGAAGTCAACTGATGCTAATTTACCTGCAGTAACTTCTAAGGCTCCTAGTGAAGTTGGATACGATAGCGTTGATACTCCAGTAGTTCAAGCTACAACTGTTGCTTATAATTCTGAACCAATCAACGTAACTGTAACTTACAGTAAGAATGCTCAACAAGGGTCATTCCAAATTCATTACATTGATGAAGATAACAATAATGCAATTCTTCATCAGGATACTGTTTCTGATAAAATTGGTGATTCTGTAACATACTCAACTGCTGATCAAATTCAGCTTTGGGAAAGCAAAGGATACGTCCTTGACCAAGATGGTTACACTACTCAAACTACAGTTAATGAAGATAACAATGGCAAGACTTACATTGTTTCCTTTAAACATGGACGTAAGAATGGTACTACTGAAACTCTTGTACCAACTGAAACTATTCACTTCCAATACGCAGATGGTACTAAAGCAGCTGATGATGTACATGGTAATGCAGGTGACTTTAAGTTTACTCGTACTCCAATTATTGATACTGTAACCGGTCAAATCGTTGATCCAGGTACTTGGAACAAGGAAAGTTACACTTTTGATGATGGTCAAAAGAACGTTAAGGTAATTAATGGCTACGTTGCAGATAAGGCAACTTATGGTAACAAGACTGCAACTCCAACTGACTTGAATGTTGAAGATACTGTAACTTACAGAAAGATTAGCAACATTATCCCAGTTGATGAAAACGGTAATCAAATTCCAGGAACTACTCCAGTAGATTACAAGAACGATCCAAGTGATCCAACTAAGGTAACTCCAGACGAAGAAAGTCCAAAGGTACCAAGTGGCTGGACAATTTCACCTAACCAACCAGAAGGTGTAACTCCAAATACTACAACTAATACGGCTAAAGTAACCCCAGTAGATCCTACAAAACCAACTAATGTTGTGTACACTAAGGACAATGCTCCAGTAGATAAAGCTACTGTAATTGTTCGTTACCACGATGACACTACTAATCTTGATCTACCTGAATCATTTGACTCAGGTAATAAAGAAGTTGGTACAGATACTGGATACACTCAAGCTGACATTAACAAAGTGGTTCAAGAATATGAAGCTAAAGGTTACTACTACGTAACTACTGATGGCACTCTTCCAACTACTATCCCAGCTGGCGGTGCTACTATTGTGGTTCACTTAGCTCACAACCAAATTCCAGTAGGTCCAGATACACCTGATAAGCACGGCGTTGATCCAGATCAAGTTAAGAAGGCATACACTTCAACACTTCACTACCAAGATAGCGAAGGCAAGACTTTAAGTCCTGATCAACAACAAACTTCAACTTGGACTCGTACAGTTACTGTTGATACTGTAACTAACCAAATTGTAAATGGTGGTAAATACGACACTAACTGGACTTTACAAGATGCAAATGATAAATATAGCAACTTTACTGTTCCAGTAGTTGAGGGTTACGTTGCTAGAAAGACTACAAACAACGGTGCAACTGTAACTACTGTTGTTGCAGGTCAAACTAAGGTACAACAAAACTTAGAAGATACTGTTGTTTACGATAAAGTTGGTAAGCTTGTACCAGTAGGTCCAGATGGTAAGACTCCAATTCCAGATGCACCAACTCCAAGTTATCCAAATGATCCAACAGATCCAACTAAGGTAATTCCAAACGAACCAGTTCCAGACGTTCCTGGTTACACTCCTGTTGATCCAACTCCTATAACACCAGAAGATCCAACTAAGGATACTCCAGTTCCTTATACTAAGGATCCAGTAAAGGCTGGTTTGACTGTTCAATATATTGATCAAGATAATAACAATAGCGTAATTAAGTCTGATGCAGTAGATGGTAATATTGGCGACAAGATCGACTACAGTACTGCAAGCTCAATTACTGACTTTGAAAACAAAGGCTACATTCTTGTAACTGACGGCTTTACTGGTCAAGCAGGAGATGAATTTACTACTGAAAACAATGGTCAAGTTTACAAAGTTGTCTTCAAACACGGAACTCGTCCAGTAACTCCAGAAAACCCAGCAGATCCAAACGAGCCAGTAGATCCAGATCATCCAGATACACCAACTCCAAGTAATCCAAACTTGAGTAAAGAAGATCTTCAAAAGACGATTACTCGTACAATTGAATATAAGTATGCAGATGGTACACAAGCACATGAACCAGTTAAGCAAGAATTAACATTTACTGGTAAAGGTACTATTGACTTAGTAACTGGTAACTTGGTAACTGTTGATGAAGATGGTAACATTACTAGCCAAAACGGCAAGATCACTTGGAACCATGAGAGTCAAGAATTTGAAGCAGTTCCAGCAATTGATCACGATGGTTACTACATTTCAAGCATTAACCAAAGTAATTCAACAGCTAGTGTTGATGGTCAAACAGGTGCTGTAGGTACTGAAACAGTAACTCCAAATAGTCAAAATGGTAATATTGTAATTACTTTGACTAGGAACCCAGATGTTCCAGTAGCTGCCCAAGGATCAATTAACTATATCGACGATACTACTGGTCAAACTATTGAAAGTGCAAACTTCTCAGGTAATGTTGGTCAAAAGATTAATTACACTACTGCTGGTAGCATCAAGAACTGGGAAGCTAAGGGATACAATTTAGTATCTAATAACTTCAAGGATGGCGAAGAAGTATTTACTGATGGTAAGAATGCGTTTGAAGTACACTTAGTACACGCTACTACTCCAGTAACACCAGAAAATCCAGGAAAACCAGGTGAACCAGTAAATCCAACTAATCCAGATGATCCACACAAGTATCCAGATAACTATGTACCACAAGAGTTAGCTAAGACTGTAACGCGTGATGTAACTTATGTTTACGCAGATGGTAGCCAAGCAGAAGCTCCAGTACATCAAGAAGTTAAGTTTACAGGTAATGGTTACCTTGACTTAGTAACTGGGGAATATGTAACTGTTGATAATAACGGCAAGATCACTGGTAAAGGTCAAATTAACTGGACCCCAGAAAGTGCAAACTTTGATGCAACTAAGTCAATTGATACTTCTAAGTACCAAATTGTTGGTATTAAAGAAAACAATACTACTGCAAATGTAGATCAGACTACTGGTGTTGTTGCGGGTGAAACTGTAACTCAAAACAGTAACAATAGTTCAGTTGTAATTACTTTAGCTAATAAGCCTGCTCCAGTAGTTGAAAAGGGTTCAATTACTGTAAAAGTTCATGATTTAACTGATAATGTTGACTTACCTCAATACGGTAAGGAAAGCGGTGAACAAGAAGTTGGTACTAGCTTTACTTATGATAAGAATGCTGTAATTACTGAACTTATTAACAAGGGCTACAAATTAGTTGATGGTGGTGAAAATGTTCCATCTGAAGTAGCTAAAGGTGCCAAGACAATTACAATTCTTGTAGAGCACGATACTGTTCCAGTAACACCAGAAAATCCAGGAAAACCAGGTGAACCAATCAATCCTAACGATCCAGACGGTCCAAAATGGCCAGAAGGCACTGATGAGAATAGTGTGAAGAGAACAGGAACTCAAACTATTCATTACGAAGGTGCAGGTGACAAGACACCTAGTGACGATGTACAAACATTCGACTTCACTAAGAAGATGCTGGTTGACAAGGTAACTGGTAAGATCATTGACTCAGGTGAATGGAATGTAACTAGCCACACATTTGGTTATAAGGATACTCCAGTAATCGATGGTTACCACGCAGATAAGCGTAATGCTGGTGGTTCTGTAGTAACACCAAATGACTTGAACAAGAAGGTAGTAGTAACTTACAAGCCAAACGGCAAGATCATTCCAACTGATCCAAGTGGCAACCCAATTCCGAACGTACCTACTCCAACTTACCCAACCGATCCAACAGACCCAACTAAGGTAGTACCAGACGAACCAGTACCTGATATTCCAGGTATGACGCCAAGTACACCAACAGTAACGCCAGAGGATCCAGGTAAGGATACTCCAGTACCATATAACCCAGTAGTTCCAGCTAAGAATCAAGTTGCGCAAGTTATCTATCGTGATGTACAAGATGGAGCTAATAAGCAATTAGCAACTTCAGGTGACTTGACTGGTAAGAGCGGTTCAGAAATCAGCTACTCAACTGCTGATCAAATTAAGAAATTAATTAACCAAGGTTATGTTCTTAAGAATGATGGCTTCCCAGCAGGTGCTGTATTTGATAATGACGATAGTAAGAATCAAGTATTCTACGTAGACTTCATTCATGGTCAAGCTCCAGTTAATCCAGATAATCCACATGAAGGTATTGATCCAAGTCAATACGAAAAGACTGTTACGGAAAAAGTTCATTATGTAGGTGCGGGCGATAAAACTCCAGCTGATAATGTTCAAAACTCTAAGTGGACTAGAACTTTAACTATTGACACAGTAACTGGTAAAGTTGTTGAAAATGGTCAATACACTACTGATTGGTCAATCGCTAAGGGTGAAAAGACTGTTTACGATCAAGTAAGTACTCCAGTAATTGATGGTTATCACGCAGATAAGAGAGAAGTTCCTGCTACTGCTGTGACTCAAGATGATATTGAAGTAACAGTAACTTATAAACCAAACGGCAAGATCATTCCAACTGATCCAAGTAGCAACCCAATTCCAAACGTACCAAACCCAACTTACCCAACTGATCCAACCGATCCAACTAAGGTAGTGCCAGACGAACCAGTACCTAATATTCCAGGTATGACGCCAAGTACACCAACAGTAACGCCAGAAGATCCAGGTAAGGATACTCCAGTACCATATAACCCAGTAGTTCCAGCTAAGGATCAAGCAGCAGTTGTTAACTATGTGGATGCAGATAATAACAATACAATCATCACTAGTTCTGGCAACTTAACTGGTAAAGCTGGTTCAAGAATTGATTACAGTACTAAGACAACCATTGCAGATCTTGAAAATAAGGGTTACGTACTCGTAAATGATGGCTTCCCAGCAGATGCTACATTTGATAATGATGACAGCACGACTCAAGTCTTCACTGTTGTATTGAAGCACGGTACGGTGCCAGTAACTCCTGAAAACCCAGGTAAGCCAGGTGAACCAATCAATTCTAATGATCCAGACGGTCCTAAGTGGCCAGAAGGCACTGATGAGAATAGTGTAAAGAGAACAGGAACTCAGACTATTCACTATGTTGGTGCAGGCGACAAGACACCTAGTGACGATGTACAAACATTTGACTTCACTAGAAAGATGGTAGTTGATAAGGTAACTGGAAAAGTCGTTGATGGTGGTTCATGGAACGTAACTAGCCACACATTTGGCTACAAGAATACTCCAGTAATTGATGGTTACCACGCAGATAAGCGTAACGCTGGTGGTTCTGTAGTAACGCCAGATGACTTGAATAAGACTGTAACAGTAACTTACAAACAAAATGGTAAGATCGTTCCAGTTGATCCAAGTGGCAACCCAATTCCAAACGTACCAAACCCAACTTACCCAACAGATCCAACAGACCCAACTAAGGTAGTACCGGATCAACCAGTTCCAGAAGTACCAGGTATGACGCCAAGTACACCAACAGTAACGCCAGAAGATCCAGGTAAGGATACTCCAGTACCATATAATCCAGTTAAGAATCCTGATAAAGTAACAACAGTTGAAGGTAAACAAATTGTTCACTTTGTAGATGGTGACAACGGTAACACTCCACTTAGAGATCCAAATACTCAAACTCATGAGTTTAAGATCACCAATGGTGTACCGGATGAATCAAGCCACACATTTACTTTGGTTGATGTTCCAGTCATTCCAGGATATGTTGCTGAAGTTAAGTCCGCTGGTGGAAAGACAGTAACCCCAGATACTCCTCTTGCAGAAGTAACTGTTGTCTACCATAAGGTTGGTAAGATCGTGCCAGTTGATCCAAATGGCAACCCAATTCCAAATGTACCAACCCCAAGCTACACTAACGATCCAACCGATCCAACTAAGGTAGTACCAAATGAACCAGTACCAGCTATTACTGGTAAAACTCCAGATAAGACTTCAGTGACTCCAGTTGATCCAACTAAGGACACTCCAGTGGTTTACAAGAATAATGAAGTTCCAGCAACTCCAAATTCACAAAAAGCTGTAGTTAACTTTATCGATGTTAATACTGGTAAGCTTATCAAGACTTCTGGTATTCTAAGTGGTCGTCCAGGTGAAGACATCAATAAGTTGTACTCATCTGCTGAAGTAATTAAGCAGTTAGAAGAGGCTGGTTACGAAGTTGTTTACAATGCATTTGATGGCGATGGCGTAACTAAGTACTTTGACGATGATGACAATACAACACAACAATTTACTGTTGCTTTGAAACTAAAAGAAAAAGCTAAGACGCCATATCCAGTTGTTCCTGCTCCAGAAACCCCAGCTAAAGAGCCAGAAGCTCCAGCAGAAAAGGTATCTAGACCTGAACAACCAGTTAAGCAAAATGTTAGTGTTCCAACTCCACAAAAGCCTGTAGAGAAGAAGACTAATAATAAGAAAGAAGTTCTACCTCAAACTGGTGCAGATAATAATGAAGCAGCCTCAATTTTAGGAGCTGTTGCAACAGCAATCGGTATGACTAGCTTAATTGGAGCAAAGAGACGCAAGAAAGATGATAAATAA